The genomic window TATTTCTAAAACTCTATGTAGGGGGATGTATGTATCATTATAAATGATATACCCACCCTCTAACTTGATCTTGTCCATTGGAATAATTTTTTTATTATCTTTCTCTCCTCTATGTAAAATAATT from Methanocaldococcus villosus KIN24-T80 includes these protein-coding regions:
- a CDS encoding RNA repair domain-containing protein, whose protein sequence is MMLKDIINKILWHPKYKREDYYLIILHRGEKDNKKIIPMDKIKLEGGYIIYNDTYIPLHRVLEIRKKNGELIYKK